A genome region from Nocardia sp. NBC_00565 includes the following:
- the rpsO gene encoding 30S ribosomal protein S15, translated as MALTTEQKSAILAEYGLHEKDTGSPEAQIAMLSKRIADLTEHLKVHKHDHHTRHGLLALIGRRRRLSKYLQKSDIARYRSLIERLGLRR; from the coding sequence ATGGCACTGACCACCGAGCAGAAGTCGGCAATTCTCGCCGAGTACGGCCTGCACGAGAAGGACACCGGTTCGCCGGAAGCCCAGATCGCGATGCTGTCCAAGCGGATCGCCGACCTCACCGAGCACCTGAAGGTGCACAAGCACGATCACCACACCCGCCACGGTCTGCTCGCGCTGATCGGCCGCCGTCGTCGGCTCTCGAAGTACCTGCAGAAGAGCGACATTGCGCGTTACCGTTCGCTGATCGAGCGCCTGGGTCTGCGTCGGTAA
- a CDS encoding M16 family metallopeptidase encodes MDQMRGTDAGVRRTVLPGGLRVVTEHVPGVRSASIGVWVGVGSRDEGPTVAGAAHFLEHLLFKATPTRSALDIAQAMDAVGGELNAFTAKEQTCYYAHVLDEDLPLAVDMVSDVVLNGLCRAEDVDVERQVVLEEIAMRDDDPEDLVGDAFLSALFGDHPIGRPVIGSIETIEAMNAAQLRGFHLRRYRPDRMVVAVAGNVEHDHTVELVYRAFENRLDPGAEPARRREGRFRPHSTPELHWNHRESEQAHLAFGVRAFGRHEGERRWPLSVLNTVVGGGLSSRLFQRIREERGLAYSVYSSVDTFADTGAFSVYIGCQPENLGKVATLAHGVLEEVAANGITDAECARAKGSLRGGLVLGLEDSASRMNRIGRSELSYGNHRSVSETLTRIDAVTTDEVSAIARTLLARPFAASVAGPYRRTRELPAAVRRLVAS; translated from the coding sequence ATGGATCAGATGCGGGGCACCGACGCCGGTGTAAGGCGGACCGTGCTACCCGGCGGACTGCGCGTGGTCACCGAACACGTGCCCGGTGTGCGCTCGGCATCGATCGGCGTCTGGGTCGGCGTCGGCTCACGCGACGAGGGACCTACGGTCGCGGGCGCCGCGCACTTCCTGGAACATCTGCTGTTCAAGGCGACTCCGACGCGTTCGGCGCTGGATATCGCTCAGGCGATGGACGCGGTCGGCGGTGAGCTCAACGCGTTCACCGCGAAGGAGCAGACCTGCTACTACGCCCATGTCCTCGACGAGGATCTGCCGCTGGCCGTTGACATGGTCTCCGATGTGGTGCTCAACGGTCTGTGCCGGGCCGAGGATGTGGATGTCGAGCGGCAGGTGGTGCTCGAGGAGATCGCCATGCGCGACGACGACCCCGAGGATCTGGTCGGCGACGCGTTCCTGTCCGCACTCTTCGGCGACCATCCGATCGGACGCCCGGTGATCGGTTCGATCGAAACCATCGAGGCGATGAATGCCGCGCAGCTGCGCGGTTTTCATCTGCGGCGCTACCGGCCGGACCGGATGGTGGTCGCGGTCGCGGGCAACGTGGAGCACGACCACACCGTGGAACTGGTGTACCGCGCCTTCGAGAACCGGCTCGACCCGGGCGCCGAGCCCGCGCGACGGCGCGAGGGCCGGTTCCGGCCGCACAGCACACCCGAGCTGCACTGGAACCACCGCGAAAGCGAACAGGCGCATCTGGCCTTCGGCGTGCGGGCCTTCGGGCGGCACGAGGGGGAGCGGCGCTGGCCACTGTCGGTGCTCAACACTGTTGTCGGCGGCGGCCTGAGTTCGCGTCTGTTCCAGCGCATTCGGGAAGAACGCGGACTGGCGTACTCGGTGTACTCCAGCGTGGACACCTTCGCCGATACCGGCGCGTTCTCGGTGTACATCGGGTGCCAGCCGGAAAATCTCGGCAAGGTGGCGACACTGGCGCACGGCGTGCTGGAAGAGGTCGCGGCCAATGGGATCACCGACGCGGAATGCGCGCGGGCCAAGGGTTCGTTGCGCGGCGGGCTGGTACTGGGGCTGGAGGATTCGGCCTCGCGGATGAACCGGATCGGCCGCAGCGAACTGAGTTACGGCAATCACCGCAGCGTCTCCGAGACGTTGACCCGCATCGATGCGGTGACCACCGATGAGGTTTCGGCGATCGCGCGCACGCTGCTCGCGCGTCCGTTCGCGGCTTCGGTGGCCGGGCCCTATCGCCGGACTCGGGAATTGCCCGCCGCGGTGCGGCGCTTGGTGGCGAGCTGA
- a CDS encoding polyribonucleotide nucleotidyltransferase → MSETTTSSAIEVEPGVFESVALIDNGSYGTRTVRFETGRLARQAAGSVVAYLDDETMLLSATTAGKHPKDQFDFFPLTVDVEERMYAAGRIPGSFFRREGRPSTDAILTCRLIDRPLRPSFVDGLRNEIQVVVTVLSLDPNDLYDVVAINAASASTQISGLPFSGPVGGVRVALIDGQWVAFPTVEQLEGAVFDMVVAGRVVESGDVAIMMVEAEATDKVIALVADGAQAPTEAVVAQGLEAAKPFIARLCKAQQDLASLAAKPTEEFPLFPPYAADVYEAVEGTAKRELGEALSIADKQEREAKIDEIKADVLARLGDDFEGREKELGAAFRSVTKKLVRQRILTDGFRIDGRGLADIRALSAEVAVVPRAHGSALFERGETQIMGVTTLDMVKMAQQVDSLGPETSKRYMHHYNFPPFSTGETGRVGSPKRREIGHGALAERALIPVLPSQEEFPYAIRQVSEALSSNGSTSMGSVCASTLSLLNAGVPLKAPVAGIAMGLVSDTITNDKGEAEVRYVALTDILGAEDAFGDMDFKVAGTPDFVTALQLDTKLDGIPSQVLAGALSQAHDARTTILEVMAEAIATPDEMSPYAPRVTAIKIPVDKIGEVIGPKGKVINQITEETGANISIEDDGTVYVGATNGPAAQAAIDQINAIANPQLPKVGERFLGTVVKTTAFGAFVSLLPGRDGLVHISKLGNGKRVAKVEDVVNVGDKLRVEIADIDNRGKISLVPVDENADEPAAAETVDAGTAETE, encoded by the coding sequence ATGTCCGAAACAACTACATCTTCGGCCATCGAGGTCGAACCCGGTGTGTTCGAGTCCGTCGCGCTGATCGACAACGGCAGCTATGGCACCCGCACCGTCCGCTTCGAGACCGGCCGCCTGGCCCGTCAGGCCGCTGGTTCGGTCGTCGCCTACCTGGACGACGAGACCATGCTGCTGTCCGCCACCACCGCGGGCAAGCACCCCAAGGATCAGTTCGACTTCTTCCCGCTGACGGTCGACGTCGAAGAGCGCATGTACGCCGCGGGCCGCATCCCGGGTTCGTTCTTCCGTCGTGAGGGCCGCCCCTCCACCGACGCGATCCTGACCTGCCGCCTGATCGACCGCCCGCTGCGCCCGTCGTTCGTCGACGGCCTGCGCAACGAGATCCAGGTCGTGGTCACGGTGCTGAGCCTGGACCCGAACGATCTGTACGACGTAGTGGCCATCAACGCCGCGTCCGCGTCCACCCAGATCTCGGGCCTGCCGTTCTCCGGCCCCGTCGGCGGCGTACGCGTCGCGCTGATCGACGGTCAGTGGGTCGCTTTCCCGACCGTCGAGCAGCTCGAAGGCGCGGTCTTCGACATGGTGGTCGCCGGCCGCGTTGTCGAGTCCGGTGATGTCGCGATCATGATGGTCGAGGCGGAGGCCACCGATAAGGTCATCGCGTTGGTCGCGGACGGTGCGCAAGCGCCGACCGAAGCCGTGGTGGCACAGGGCCTCGAGGCCGCCAAGCCGTTCATTGCCCGCCTGTGCAAGGCGCAGCAGGATCTGGCCTCGCTGGCCGCCAAGCCGACCGAAGAGTTCCCGCTCTTCCCGCCGTACGCGGCCGATGTCTACGAGGCCGTCGAGGGCACCGCCAAGCGTGAGCTGGGCGAGGCGCTGAGCATCGCCGACAAGCAGGAGCGCGAGGCCAAGATCGACGAGATCAAGGCCGATGTGCTCGCCCGCCTCGGCGACGATTTCGAGGGCCGCGAGAAGGAACTGGGCGCCGCCTTCCGCTCGGTCACCAAAAAGCTGGTGCGCCAGCGCATTCTGACCGACGGCTTCCGCATCGACGGTCGCGGTCTGGCCGATATCCGCGCGCTGTCGGCCGAGGTCGCGGTGGTCCCGCGGGCGCACGGTTCGGCGCTGTTCGAGCGTGGCGAGACCCAGATCATGGGCGTCACCACCCTCGACATGGTCAAGATGGCCCAGCAGGTCGACTCGCTCGGCCCGGAGACCAGCAAGCGCTACATGCACCACTACAACTTCCCGCCGTTCTCCACCGGTGAGACCGGTCGCGTCGGTTCGCCGAAGCGGCGCGAGATCGGCCACGGCGCACTGGCCGAGCGGGCGCTGATTCCGGTGCTGCCCAGCCAGGAAGAGTTCCCGTACGCCATCCGTCAGGTTTCGGAGGCGTTGAGCTCCAACGGTTCCACCTCGATGGGGTCGGTCTGCGCCTCTACCCTGTCGCTGCTGAACGCCGGTGTGCCGCTCAAGGCGCCGGTCGCCGGTATCGCCATGGGCCTGGTGTCGGACACCATCACCAACGACAAGGGTGAGGCCGAGGTCCGCTACGTCGCCCTGACCGACATCCTCGGCGCCGAGGATGCCTTCGGCGATATGGACTTCAAGGTCGCGGGTACGCCGGACTTCGTCACCGCGCTGCAGCTGGACACCAAGCTGGACGGCATCCCCTCGCAGGTGCTGGCCGGTGCGCTGAGCCAGGCGCACGACGCCCGCACCACCATCCTGGAGGTCATGGCCGAGGCCATCGCCACCCCGGACGAGATGAGCCCGTACGCACCGCGCGTCACCGCGATCAAGATCCCGGTCGACAAGATCGGTGAGGTCATCGGCCCGAAGGGCAAGGTGATCAACCAGATCACCGAGGAGACCGGCGCCAACATCTCCATCGAGGATGACGGCACCGTGTACGTCGGTGCGACCAATGGCCCTGCGGCTCAGGCGGCGATCGATCAGATCAACGCCATCGCGAACCCGCAGCTGCCGAAGGTCGGCGAGCGCTTCCTGGGCACGGTCGTCAAGACCACCGCCTTCGGCGCGTTCGTCTCGCTGCTGCCGGGCCGTGACGGCCTGGTGCACATCTCCAAGCTGGGCAACGGCAAGCGTGTGGCCAAGGTCGAGGACGTGGTGAACGTCGGCGACAAGCTGCGCGTGGAGATCGCCGATATCGACAACCGCGGCAAGATTTCGCTGGTTCCGGTCGACGAGAACGCCGACGAGCCCGCGGCGGCCGAGACCGTTGATGCGGGCACGGCGGAGACCGAGTAG
- a CDS encoding ArsR/SmtB family transcription factor: protein MTETKESATEAPPVASLPAVLGALQDPVRLEMVRRLSNAGTAMRCAALYEVINKSTATHHFKILREAGVIERLIIDGQTCQRLRAEDLDNALPGLLPSIVEAANRARND from the coding sequence ATGACCGAAACCAAGGAATCGGCCACCGAGGCGCCGCCGGTGGCGTCGTTACCCGCCGTACTCGGCGCACTCCAGGATCCGGTCCGGCTGGAGATGGTGCGCCGACTGAGCAATGCGGGCACCGCGATGCGCTGCGCCGCGCTCTACGAGGTGATCAACAAGTCGACCGCCACGCACCACTTCAAGATTCTGCGCGAAGCCGGTGTCATCGAGCGACTGATTATCGACGGCCAGACCTGTCAGCGCCTGCGCGCCGAGGATCTCGACAACGCCCTGCCCGGCCTGCTGCCCTCGATCGTCGAGGCCGCCAACCGCGCCCGCAACGACTGA
- a CDS encoding metal-dependent transcriptional regulator, giving the protein MAPELTSVAQDYLKVIWTAQEWSQEKVSTKLLAERIGVSASTVSEAVRKLADQGLVEHARYGAITLTEHGRRAAIAMVRRHRLLETFLVNELGYGWDEVHDEAEVLEHAVSELLMARIDAKLGYPDRDPHGDPIPSVDGAVPTPPARQLSGFRAGESGHVARISDADPDMLRYFDSVGIALDTPIVVVERRDFAGTIAIRIGERTIDLGSPAAEAIWLGTRD; this is encoded by the coding sequence ATCGCGCCGGAGCTCACCTCGGTCGCCCAGGACTATTTGAAGGTGATCTGGACCGCCCAGGAGTGGTCACAGGAGAAGGTGTCGACGAAGCTGCTCGCCGAGCGGATCGGCGTCTCGGCCTCCACTGTCTCCGAGGCCGTTCGCAAGCTCGCCGACCAGGGGTTGGTCGAGCACGCCCGGTACGGTGCCATCACCCTCACCGAACATGGCCGCCGCGCCGCGATCGCCATGGTGCGACGGCACCGCCTGCTCGAGACCTTCCTGGTCAATGAACTCGGCTATGGCTGGGACGAGGTGCACGACGAGGCCGAGGTGCTCGAGCACGCGGTCTCCGAACTGCTGATGGCGCGCATCGACGCGAAACTCGGCTATCCGGACCGGGATCCGCACGGCGATCCCATTCCATCGGTCGACGGCGCGGTGCCCACCCCACCGGCCCGCCAGCTCAGCGGTTTCCGCGCCGGTGAATCCGGCCATGTCGCACGGATTTCCGATGCCGATCCGGATATGCTGCGATACTTCGATTCCGTCGGCATCGCGCTGGATACCCCGATCGTGGTGGTGGAACGCCGAGACTTCGCGGGCACCATCGCGATTCGCATCGGCGAGCGGACCATCGATCTCGGCAGCCCTGCGGCCGAAGCCATTTGGCTCGGCACTCGCGACTAG
- a CDS encoding bifunctional riboflavin kinase/FAD synthetase, which produces MQRWRSLDDVPADWGRCVLTIGVFDGVHRGHAQLISRAVKSAAARGVPAVLMTFDPHPMEVVRPGSHPAQLTTLTRRAELAEELGVDVFCVMPFTQEFMKLPPARYVHDLLVERLHVAEVVVGDNFTFGKKAAGTIDTMRELGERFGFEVDGVKLLGEHAVTFSSTYIRACVDAGDMAAAAEALGRPHRVEGVVVHGDGRGRELGFPTANIAPPMYAAIPADGVYAGWFTVLGPGPTIGTVTPGERAMAAVSIGTNPTFSGRARTVEAYVLDGEADLYGQHVAVDFVEHLRGMRKFDSIAELLEAMGRDVENTRKVLAAAD; this is translated from the coding sequence GTGCAGAGATGGCGAAGTCTCGACGATGTGCCCGCGGACTGGGGGCGGTGTGTACTCACGATCGGCGTATTCGACGGTGTGCATCGCGGCCACGCGCAGCTGATCAGCAGGGCCGTGAAGTCCGCTGCCGCGCGCGGTGTTCCGGCGGTGTTGATGACCTTCGATCCGCACCCGATGGAAGTGGTGCGTCCCGGCTCGCATCCCGCGCAGCTGACCACACTGACCCGACGCGCGGAATTGGCCGAGGAACTCGGCGTCGACGTGTTCTGCGTAATGCCCTTCACCCAAGAATTCATGAAGCTGCCCCCCGCGCGCTATGTGCACGATCTGCTGGTCGAGCGGCTTCATGTGGCCGAGGTCGTGGTCGGCGACAACTTCACCTTCGGTAAGAAGGCCGCGGGCACCATCGACACCATGCGCGAGCTAGGGGAGCGGTTCGGCTTCGAGGTCGACGGGGTCAAGCTGCTCGGCGAGCACGCGGTCACCTTCTCCTCTACCTATATCCGGGCCTGCGTCGACGCGGGTGATATGGCCGCGGCGGCCGAGGCGCTCGGTCGCCCGCATCGCGTCGAGGGCGTGGTCGTGCACGGCGACGGCCGCGGCCGTGAGCTCGGCTTTCCGACCGCGAATATCGCGCCGCCGATGTATGCCGCGATTCCGGCCGACGGGGTGTACGCGGGCTGGTTCACCGTGCTCGGACCTGGCCCGACCATCGGTACCGTGACACCGGGGGAGCGGGCGATGGCCGCGGTCTCGATCGGCACCAACCCCACCTTCTCCGGGCGTGCCCGCACCGTTGAGGCGTATGTGCTCGACGGCGAGGCCGATCTGTACGGCCAGCACGTCGCCGTGGATTTCGTCGAGCACCTACGCGGTATGCGCAAGTTCGACTCCATCGCTGAACTCCTCGAGGCCATGGGCCGCGATGTGGAGAACACCCGCAAGGTGCTCGCCGCCGCCGACTGA